In Scomber japonicus isolate fScoJap1 chromosome 19, fScoJap1.pri, whole genome shotgun sequence, a single genomic region encodes these proteins:
- the rbp4l gene encoding retinol binding protein 4, like translates to MASSKLALLLVVLSCIESCLSASCIVDSFTVKDDFDPKRYAGKWYALQKKDPEGLFLQDNISAEYTIDDDGSMTASSKGRVTLFGFWVVCADMAAQYSVPDPLTPGKMFMNYQGLASYLSSGGDNYWVIDTDYDNYAITYACRTLKEDGSCEDGYAIVFSRNPRGLPPAIQRSVRQKQEEICMAGQFQPVLQSGAC, encoded by the exons ATGGCATCCTCTAAGTTGGCCTTGCTGCTGGTCGTGCTGTCCTGCATTGAAAGCTGTTTGTCCGCCTCCTGCATCGTTGACAGCTTCACAGTCAAAGACGACTTCGACCCCAAGAGG TATGCAGGGAAGTGGTACGCACTGCAGAAGAAAGATCCAGAGGGTCTTTTCCTACAGGACAACATCTCTGCAGAGTACACCATTGATGATGACGGCAGCATGACCGCTTCCTCCAAGGGACGTGTCACTCTGTTTGG CTTCTGGGTTGTATGTGCTGACATGGCTGCCCAGTACTCTGTCCCTGACCCCTTAACCCCCGGCAAGATGTTCATGAACTACCAGGGACTGGCCAGCTACCTGTCCAGTGGAG GTGACAACTACTGGGTGATCGACACAGACTATGACAACTACGCCATCACTTATGCCTGCCGCACCCTGAAGGAGGATGGCAGCTGCGAAGACGGCTATGCCATTGTCTTCTCCAGGAACCCCCGTGGCCTGCCCCCCGCCATCCAGCGCAGTGTCCGTCAGAAACAGGAGGAAATCTGCATGGCTGGCCAGTTTCAACCTGTCTTGCAGTCTGGAGCTTGCTAA
- the pde6b gene encoding rod cGMP-specific 3',5'-cyclic phosphodiesterase subunit beta yields MAAQEDVEKFLKGNPAFAKQYFAKKMGAASISKVSGLQEAQVDFSMLQELSQVEESRIIYDLIKDMQENINVEKVVFKILQRITALIHADRCSLFMYRQRNGVGELATRLFNVSTDSELDDCVVPPDSEIVYPLDMGIVGHVALTKKTVNVKDVKESEHFSSFVDELTEYETKCILASPILNGKDMVAVIMALNKTTGPHFTAEDEDLFLKYLKIATLNLKIYHLSYLHSCETRKGQLLLWSANKVFEELTDIERQFHKALYTVRAYLNCDRYSVGLLDMTKEKEFFDIWPVLMGEQAPYSGPVTPDGREIIFYKVIDYILHGKEDIKVIPTPPADHWALVSGLPTYVAESGFICNIMNAPAEDMFQFQSEPLDSSGWTIKNVLSLPIVNKKEEIVGVATFYNRKDGKPFDDQDEQLMEALTQFLGWSVLNPDTYDKMNKLENKKDIAQDMVLYHVKCRDDEIQNILNTRDLYGCEPRDCEEEDLLSILKKDLPPLIKKFEIYEFRFSDFACTEMDLVRCGIQMYYEVGVVKKFQVPQEVLVRFMYSVSKGYRRITYHNWRHGFNVGQTMFTLLTTGALKRYYTDLEVMAMITAGFLHDIDHRGTNNLYQVKSGNPLAKLHGSSILERHHLEFGKFLLADETLNIYQNLNRRQIDHVIHLMDIAIIATDLALYFKKRTMFQKIVDLSKTYEDEKKWVDFMSLETTRKEIVMAMMMTACDLSAITKPWEVQSKVALSVAAEFWEQGDLERTVLEQQPIPMMDRNKSAELPKLQCGFIDFVCTFVYKEFSRFHPQITPMLDGILNNRKEWNAKKEEYEATLKTVEDAKAAKEPAKATTNNAGGGSKTCSVC; encoded by the exons ATGGCTGCGCAGGAAGATGTGGAAAAGTTCCTCAAAGGGAACCCAGCATTTGCGAAACAGTACTTTGCCAAGAAGATGGGCGCAGCCTCCATATCGAAGGTTTCAGGACTCCAGGAGGCACAGGTTGACTTCAGCATGCTTCAGGAGCTAAGTCAG gTTGAAGAGAGCCGAATCATCTATGACCTGATCAAAGACATGCAAGAAAACATCAATGTGGAAAAGGTGGTCTTTAAGATCCTGCAGAGAATCACTGCGCTCATCCACGCTGACCGCTGCAGCTTGTTTATGTATCGGCAGCGCAACGGTGTCGGAGAGCTCGCCACAAGGCTCTTCAATGTCAGCACAGACTCAGAGTTGGATGACTGTGTGGTTCCGCCAGACTCTGAGATTGTCTATCCACTGGACATGGGAATAGTTGGACACGTGGCTCTGACCAAGAAGACCGTTAATGTGAAAGATGTCAAAGAG AGCGAGCACTTCAGCTCATTTGTCGACGAACTCACAGAGTACGAGACAAAGTGTATTCTGGCTTCACCCATTCTCAATGGCAAAGACATGGTTGCCGTCATCATGGCTCTCAACAAGACTACAGGACCGCATTTCACTGCTGAAGATGAAGAT ctttttttaaagtatctGAAAATTGCCACTCTGAACTTGAAGATCTACCACCTGAGTTATCTTCACAGCTGTGAGACACGTAAAGGACAG CTGCTGTTGTGGTCTGCCAACAAGGTATTTGAAGAGCTAACAGACATTGAGCGACAGTTTCACAAAGCCTTGTACACAGTCCGAGCCTACCTCAACTGTGACCGCTACTCTGTTGGTTTACTAGACATGACGAAGGAAAAG GAGTTCTTTGATATCTGGCCTGTGTTGATGGGAGAGCAGGCACCTTACTCTGGCCCTGTAACTCCTGATGGGAGG GAGATCATATTTTACAAAGTGATTGATTATATCTTACATGGGAAGGAAGACATCAAAGTAATACC AACTCCACCAGCAGATCACTGGGCCTTGGTTAGCGGCCTGCCTACTTATGTTGCTGAGAGCGGTTTT aTTTGTAACATCATGAATGCACCAGCTGAGGacatgtttcagtttcag AGTGAGCCACTTGACAGTAGTGGTTGGACCATAAAAAATGTTCTCTCGCTACCAATCGTcaacaaaaaagaagagataGTCGGTGTGGCCACCTTTTATaacagaaaagatggaaagCCTTTTGATGATCAGGATGAGCAGCTCATGGAG GCTTTGACTCAGTTCCTGGGCTGGTCAGTACTGAACCCGGACACTTACGACAAGATGAACAAGCTTGAGAATAAAAAGGACATTGCCCAGGACATGGTGCTCTACCATGTTAAATGTCGGGATGATGAAATTCAAAACATCCTG AACACTAGAGATCTCTATGGCTGTGAACCAAGAGACTGTGAAGAGGAGGACCTCCTAAGCATTCTG AAAAAAGACCTACCTCCACTGATTAAGAAGTTCGAGATCTACGAGTTCCGCTTTTCAGACTTTGCCTGCACAGAGATGGATCTGGTGAGGTGCGGGATCCAGATGTATTATGAAGTCGGGGTGGTCAAGAAGTTTCAGGTCCCTCAAGAG GTGCTGGTTCGTTTCATGTACTCTGTCAGTAAGGGCTACAGAAGAATCACCTACCACAACTGGCGTCATGGCTTCAACGTGGGACAAACCATGTTTACGCTCTTAACG ACGGGAGCGCTGAAGCGATACTACACAGACTTGGAGGTGATGGCCATGATAACTGCAGGCTTCCTCCATGATATTGATCACAGAGGGACCAACAACCTGTACCAGGTCAA GTCTGGCAACCCTCTGGCCAAACTACATGGCTCCTCCATCCTGGAACGACACCATCTAGAGTTTGGAAAGTTCCTCTTGGCTGATGAA ACACTGAATATCTACCAGAACCTTAACAGACGGCAGATAGATCATGTGATTCATCTCATGGACATCGCAATCATCGCCACCGACCTGGCTCTTTATTTCAA GAAGAGGACCATGTTCCAGAAGATTGTGGATCTTTCAAAAACGTATGAGGATGAAAAGAAGTGGGTCGACTTCATGTCTCTAGAAACAACCAGAAAAGAGATCGTCAT GGCAATGATGATGACTGCATGTGACTTGTCAGCCATCACCAAGCCGTGGGAGGTACAGAGTAAG GTCGCCTTGTCTGTAGCAGCAGAATTTTGGGAGCAGGGTGACCTGGAGAGGACAGTACTGGAGCAACAGCCCATT CCCATGATGGACAGAAACAAATCAGCAGAGCTTCCCAAACTACAGTGTGGTTTCATTGACTTTGTTTGCACATTTGTCTACAAG GAGTTTTCTCGCTTCCACCCGCAAATCACACCCATGCTAGATGGCATCTTGAACAACAGGAAGGAGTGGAATGCTAAAAAGGAAGAGTACGAGGCTACACTCAAAACTGTAGAGGACGCGAAGGCCGCAAAAGAGCCAGCCAAAG CTACTACAAACAACGCTGGTGGAGGCTCAAAGACCTGCTCAGTGTGCTAA